The following coding sequences lie in one Pseudorasbora parva isolate DD20220531a chromosome 18, ASM2467924v1, whole genome shotgun sequence genomic window:
- the LOC137047103 gene encoding chemokine XC receptor 1-like, producing MNNSTGNFTSPETSTNATTQSFGLVKPLSMCVYSISFLVGFPTHSYIIWLIITGAGSGVASEFFILNLSVSEAGFYMNCLNIVLSEWFAFIEQFKLFLAGLITTGRPLFQCLMCVERYLAVVHPVTFLKYKPLRYRVICCTAAWIITLGSCLCCMFTIVPHNTVHLWFLSVQFLLFLFIQLFCLVAVLRALKQSGPGERGRERREENHMKRRAFYLILINTVSMVITYVPYCIAGFFTIVLKTLIPEYWLPGLVCYLLAGFVQPVLYLHRTGKLSCPCFLKDLLL from the coding sequence ATGAATAACTCAACAGGGAACTTCACCTCACCTGAAACATCTACCAACGCCACAACTCAGTCTTTTGGGCTAGTGAAACCtctgagcatgtgtgtgtacaGCATCAGTTTCCTGGTTGGTTTTCCCACACACTCCTATATTATATGGCTCATCATCACAGGAGCAGGAAGTGGAGTTGCATCAGAGTTCTTCATCCTCAATCTCTCTGTTTCTGAGGCTGGTTTTTACATGAACTGTTTGAACATTGTGCTGTCAGAGTGGTTTGCATTTATAGAGCAGTTTAAACTATTTTTAGCAGGACTAATCACTACTGGCCGTCCTCTGTTTCAGTGTCTGATGTGTGTTGAGCGTTACCTGGCAGTGGTTCATCCTGTAACCTTTCTGAAGTACAAACCTCTCAGATATAGAGTGATCTGCTGCACTGCGGCCTGGATAATCACGCTTGGCTCCTGTTTGTGCTGCATGTTTACTATAGTCCCACACAACACTGTACATCTGTGGTTTTTGTCAGTGCagttcctcctcttcctcttcatccAGTTGTTCTGTCTTGTGGCTGTTCTCAGAGCTCTGAAGCAGTCCGGAccaggagagagagggagagagagaagggaGGAAAACCACATGAAGAGAAGAGCATTTTatctaattttaataaatactgtgagCATGGTTATTACATATGTCCCATATTGTATTGCAGGATTTTTTACCATTGTCCTAAAAACGCTTATTCCTGAATATTGGCTCCCTGGTTTGGTTTGTTATTTGTTGGCTGGTTTTGTTCAGCCTGTTCTGTATCTGCACCGCACTGGAAAACTCTCCTGCCCCTGTTTCTTAAAAGACCTGCTATTGTAA